A window of Longispora fulva contains these coding sequences:
- a CDS encoding DUF397 domain-containing protein, producing the protein MSTVDFGDGWVWRKSRRSADNGGNCVCVARDAATGMIGLRDSKEGADGTPTWFAPAEWSGFLAGVQAGQFNGS; encoded by the coding sequence ATGAGCACAGTTGACTTCGGCGATGGGTGGGTCTGGCGCAAGTCACGGCGCAGCGCTGACAACGGCGGGAACTGCGTGTGTGTAGCCCGCGACGCCGCGACGGGCATGATCGGTCTGCGCGACTCCAAGGAAGGGGCGGACGGCACGCCCACATGGTTCGCCCCTGCCGAGTGGTCAGGCTTCCTCGCTGGTGTACAGGCCGGGCAGTTCAACGGCTCATAA
- a CDS encoding response regulator, giving the protein MTRILIVDDEPQILRALRINLTARQHEVLTASDGAEALRLAASDRPDLLVLDLGLPDIDGVEVIRGLRTWSPVPIIVLSGRAGSVDKIEALDAGADDYLTKPFNIDELLARVRAVNRRQAAADAPTSARLGRYTIDLALHTVRADDGTGDTVHLTRTEWQLLELLVRSPGALVTQRQLLQEIWGPTYRNETNYLRQYMAQLRRKLEPEPARPRHLLTEPGMGYRFRP; this is encoded by the coding sequence ATGACCCGCATCCTCATCGTCGACGACGAGCCGCAAATCCTCCGCGCGCTGCGGATCAACCTCACCGCCCGCCAACACGAGGTGCTCACCGCCTCCGACGGCGCCGAGGCGTTGCGCCTCGCGGCCTCCGACCGCCCGGACCTGCTCGTCCTCGACCTGGGATTGCCCGACATCGACGGCGTCGAGGTGATCCGCGGCCTGCGGACCTGGAGCCCGGTGCCGATCATCGTGCTGTCCGGCCGGGCCGGCAGCGTCGACAAGATCGAGGCACTCGACGCCGGCGCGGACGACTACCTCACCAAGCCGTTCAACATCGACGAACTCCTGGCCAGGGTCCGGGCGGTCAACCGCAGGCAGGCCGCTGCCGACGCCCCGACGAGCGCGCGGCTCGGCCGCTACACCATCGACCTCGCCCTGCACACGGTACGGGCCGACGACGGCACCGGCGACACCGTGCACCTGACCAGGACCGAGTGGCAACTGCTGGAACTGCTGGTGAGGAGCCCCGGCGCGCTGGTCACCCAGCGCCAGCTCCTCCAGGAGATTTGGGGACCGACGTACCGCAACGAGACCAACTACCTGCGCCAGTACATGGCCCAGCTGCGCCGCAAGCTCGAACCCGAGCCCGCCCGGCCCCGCCACCTGCTCACCGAACCGGGCATGGGCTACCGCTTCCGGCCGTAG
- a CDS encoding nuclear transport factor 2 family protein, whose product MNASQVAAQLKTVFAGDDLDLMATLLAPDVRWGDDEDTDTTCHDRAAVLDFYRALHARGVTARVAETVTGPDVVVARLDIDWPGPEADERPRNEYQVFSLTGGLVTDIRGYPDRAAALAAAGL is encoded by the coding sequence ATGAACGCATCGCAGGTGGCCGCCCAGCTGAAGACCGTCTTCGCGGGAGACGATCTGGACCTGATGGCCACTTTGCTGGCGCCCGACGTGCGCTGGGGTGATGACGAGGACACCGACACCACCTGCCACGACCGGGCGGCGGTGCTCGACTTCTACCGGGCGCTGCACGCACGCGGTGTCACCGCCCGGGTGGCCGAAACCGTCACCGGCCCCGACGTCGTGGTCGCCCGCCTCGACATCGACTGGCCTGGGCCGGAGGCTGACGAGCGGCCGCGCAACGAGTACCAGGTTTTCTCGTTGACGGGCGGGTTGGTCACCGACATCCGCGGCTACCCCGACCGGGCCGCGGCGCTGGCCGCCGCCGGACTGTAG
- the tgmB gene encoding ATP-grasp ribosomal peptide maturase produces the protein MIANTVLVLTSEEDSTADLVIDELRKREASIVRMDTGDFPTGLRLSAHISDEGWRGRIDGDDAAVDLSQVEAVYYRRPTRFVLPEGMSDGDAVFATVEARLGFGGVLAALDTRWVNHPHRVAAAEYKPVGLRAATRCGLRVPRTLITNDHATLVEFAATVGGPVICKTLGSVVLTEGSEPLMTYTTRIDPEAVDPAQLAATAHLIQARVPKAFEVRVTMVGRTSLAVAIHADSDRGREDWRGDFASLRYEIMNTPPQVAGQMAAYMDVLGLLYCAFDFVVDPDHLWWFLEGNPMGQWGWLQEETGAPIAATLADLLVNGTGTC, from the coding sequence ATGATCGCAAATACCGTTCTCGTCCTGACTTCCGAGGAAGACTCAACCGCCGACCTGGTGATCGACGAACTACGCAAGCGTGAGGCGAGCATCGTCCGCATGGACACGGGTGACTTTCCCACAGGCCTGCGACTGTCCGCGCACATCAGCGACGAGGGTTGGCGGGGGCGGATCGATGGCGACGACGCGGCCGTCGACCTGTCACAGGTCGAGGCTGTGTACTACCGTCGACCGACCCGGTTCGTCCTCCCCGAGGGGATGTCGGACGGAGACGCTGTGTTTGCGACCGTCGAGGCCCGGCTCGGGTTCGGAGGCGTTCTCGCCGCGCTCGACACTCGCTGGGTAAACCACCCGCACCGGGTCGCCGCCGCCGAGTACAAGCCTGTCGGGCTGAGGGCGGCGACCCGGTGCGGGCTGCGCGTACCCCGTACCCTGATCACCAACGACCACGCCACCCTGGTGGAGTTCGCTGCAACGGTGGGCGGGCCGGTCATCTGCAAGACGCTCGGATCGGTCGTGCTGACCGAGGGCTCCGAACCTCTGATGACCTACACGACCCGCATCGACCCCGAGGCAGTCGACCCCGCCCAGCTTGCCGCGACGGCCCACCTGATCCAGGCTCGGGTACCCAAAGCGTTCGAGGTGCGGGTCACGATGGTCGGGCGAACGTCCCTAGCGGTGGCGATCCACGCCGACAGCGATCGCGGCCGTGAGGACTGGCGAGGGGACTTCGCATCCTTGCGCTATGAAATCATGAACACTCCGCCCCAGGTCGCAGGCCAGATGGCTGCCTACATGGACGTACTAGGGCTGCTGTACTGCGCATTCGATTTCGTGGTCGACCCCGACCACCTGTGGTGGTTTCTGGAGGGCAACCCGATGGGCCAGTGGGGCTGGCTACAGGAAGAGACGGGGGCACCGATTGCGGCGACCCTGGCCGACCTACTCGTGAACGGAACCGGCACATGTTGA
- a CDS encoding AfsR/SARP family transcriptional regulator, whose amino-acid sequence MVWFGALGPLLVRTDDADIDVPGGTMATILAVLLFNACRTVSADRLAALTWQDRSPADMRATLHVQVSRLRRRLGPVAGARVRTRPGGYLIEADPDEFDLLQFTALVGDGRSALAEQRWPQADAKLRAALALWRDTPLLDVPPGPLHRDELPRVTELHLQARECLIEAGLHLGREHAVVADATALRAEHPLREAPLRLAMLALYRCGRPADALAAYRAGRATLRAELGIDPGEAVSRLHQRILAADPTLLASGPRPPVAGGPTRPLPGQLPADLADFTGRTAQVEALRALCQPDPGRAGMVVLSAVAGAGGIGKSSLAVHVAHALRPLFPDGQLYANLRGTGPDPVPPAEVLDRFLRDLGAAPAAPTDDEDARAATFRSMLADRRMLILLDDALDSAQVRTLLPGTPSCTVLITSRNRLAGLDGASRVDLDVLPAADAHALFTRIVGAAAVAAEPEATEEVLRACAGLPLAIRIAAARLIAEPGWKVRALADRLSDRARLLDELRLEDRAVRASLEVGHQRLPAEEARAFALLGRWTGPDLGLAAAAVLLDRGVAETATLVRGLLDVHLLHEPQPGRYAFHDLVRVFAVERAVADAAGAVRRLTTWHLHGIAAADVYLRYRELRLDLPALDPRHPAPTFADKAAAVTWLDAEHANLVAGVGCAAGHRVLDVAWQTPVALTNYFNFRARWADWSRTGAIGLVAARELRDEYAESRTLTGLGVCQHRRRQLARSADSLRRAALLAGAIGEPHSEVAALSHLGYTYTELGDLDLARVALLRAAELSAATGDRYSEANAMSNLARADLLLGDHATAATRVRRAAALFHELGNQHSYSRAMNNLGEIQLRSGDQPAAVDSFREALRLHRETGNRHLEAQTLVNLGDAVCLHGQTPEGVDLWRQALTVMESCDDPYTGELRAALDGLTPDTRRVSSDR is encoded by the coding sequence GTGGTCTGGTTCGGCGCCCTGGGGCCTCTGCTCGTCCGCACGGATGACGCGGACATCGACGTGCCGGGCGGCACGATGGCGACGATCCTCGCCGTGCTGCTGTTCAACGCCTGCCGCACGGTGTCCGCCGACCGGCTGGCCGCCCTGACCTGGCAGGACCGCTCCCCGGCCGACATGCGGGCCACCCTGCACGTGCAGGTCAGCCGGCTCCGTCGCCGCCTCGGGCCCGTCGCCGGGGCCCGGGTCCGCACCCGGCCCGGCGGGTACCTGATCGAGGCCGACCCCGACGAGTTCGACCTCCTCCAGTTCACCGCCCTGGTCGGCGACGGCCGCTCCGCCCTGGCCGAGCAGCGCTGGCCCCAGGCCGACGCCAAGCTGCGGGCCGCGCTCGCTCTGTGGCGGGACACGCCCCTGCTCGACGTGCCGCCCGGTCCGCTGCACCGCGACGAGCTGCCCCGGGTGACCGAACTGCACCTACAGGCCCGGGAGTGCCTGATCGAGGCCGGCCTGCACCTGGGCCGCGAACACGCCGTGGTGGCCGACGCCACCGCGCTGCGGGCCGAGCACCCGCTCCGGGAGGCGCCGCTGCGGCTGGCGATGCTCGCCCTGTACCGGTGCGGCCGGCCCGCCGACGCGCTGGCCGCCTACCGGGCCGGCCGGGCCACCCTGCGCGCCGAACTCGGCATCGACCCGGGCGAGGCGGTGTCCCGGCTGCACCAGCGGATCCTGGCCGCCGACCCGACCCTGCTCGCCTCCGGTCCGCGGCCGCCCGTCGCCGGCGGCCCGACCCGACCGCTGCCCGGTCAGCTCCCCGCCGACCTCGCCGACTTCACCGGCCGCACCGCCCAGGTCGAGGCGCTGCGGGCCCTGTGCCAGCCGGACCCCGGCCGGGCCGGCATGGTGGTGCTGTCGGCCGTGGCGGGGGCCGGCGGGATCGGCAAGAGCAGCCTCGCCGTGCACGTCGCCCACGCCCTGCGCCCGCTGTTCCCGGACGGTCAGCTCTACGCCAACCTGCGCGGCACCGGCCCGGATCCGGTGCCACCTGCCGAGGTGCTGGACCGGTTCCTCCGCGACCTCGGCGCCGCCCCGGCCGCGCCGACCGACGACGAGGACGCCCGCGCGGCGACCTTCCGGAGCATGCTCGCCGACCGGCGGATGCTGATCCTGCTCGACGACGCCCTGGACTCCGCCCAGGTCCGGACGCTGCTGCCGGGGACCCCTTCCTGCACGGTTCTCATCACCAGCCGCAACCGGCTCGCCGGGCTGGACGGGGCCAGCCGGGTCGACCTGGACGTGCTGCCCGCCGCCGACGCGCACGCGCTGTTCACCCGGATCGTGGGGGCCGCCGCCGTGGCCGCCGAGCCCGAGGCCACCGAGGAGGTGCTGCGGGCCTGCGCCGGGCTGCCGTTGGCCATCCGGATCGCCGCCGCCCGGCTGATCGCCGAGCCCGGATGGAAGGTCCGCGCACTGGCCGACCGGCTGTCCGACCGGGCCCGGCTGCTGGACGAGCTGCGCCTGGAGGACCGCGCCGTCCGCGCCTCCCTCGAGGTCGGCCACCAGCGGCTGCCCGCCGAGGAGGCCCGGGCGTTCGCGCTCCTCGGCCGGTGGACCGGGCCGGACCTGGGCCTGGCTGCCGCTGCGGTGCTGCTGGACCGCGGCGTGGCCGAGACCGCCACTCTGGTGCGGGGCCTGCTCGACGTGCACCTGCTGCACGAACCGCAGCCGGGCCGGTACGCCTTCCACGACCTGGTCCGTGTCTTCGCCGTCGAGCGGGCCGTGGCGGACGCCGCCGGGGCCGTGCGCCGGTTGACCACCTGGCACCTGCACGGGATCGCGGCGGCGGACGTGTACCTGCGGTACCGGGAGCTGCGGCTGGACCTGCCCGCGCTCGACCCGCGCCATCCGGCGCCCACGTTCGCCGACAAGGCGGCGGCCGTCACCTGGCTCGACGCCGAACACGCCAACCTGGTCGCCGGGGTCGGGTGCGCCGCCGGTCACCGGGTGCTCGACGTCGCCTGGCAGACCCCGGTCGCCCTGACCAACTACTTCAACTTCCGCGCGCGCTGGGCCGACTGGAGCCGGACCGGCGCGATCGGGCTGGTCGCGGCCCGCGAGCTGCGCGACGAGTACGCCGAGAGCCGCACCCTGACCGGCCTCGGCGTCTGCCAGCACCGCCGTCGCCAGCTCGCCAGGTCGGCCGACAGCCTGCGCAGGGCCGCTCTGCTCGCCGGGGCCATCGGCGAACCGCACAGCGAAGTGGCGGCCCTGAGCCACCTGGGCTACACCTACACCGAGCTCGGCGACCTGGACCTGGCCCGGGTGGCGCTGCTGCGCGCCGCCGAGCTCAGCGCGGCGACGGGTGACCGGTACTCCGAGGCCAACGCGATGAGCAACCTCGCCCGCGCCGACCTGCTGCTCGGCGACCACGCCACCGCCGCCACCCGGGTCCGCCGGGCCGCGGCCCTCTTCCACGAACTCGGCAACCAGCACTCGTACTCCCGGGCGATGAACAACCTCGGCGAGATCCAGCTGCGGTCCGGTGACCAGCCGGCCGCGGTCGACTCGTTCCGCGAGGCGCTCCGGCTGCACCGCGAGACCGGCAACCGACACCTGGAAGCCCAGACCCTCGTCAACCTCGGCGACGCGGTGTGCCTGCACGGCCAGACCCCGGAGGGGGTCGACCTGTGGCGGCAGGCGCTGACCGTGATGGAGAGCTGCGACGATCCGTACACCGGGGAGCTGCGGGCCGCCCTCGACGGCCTCACGCCCGACACCCGCCGGGTGTCCAGCGACCGGTGA
- a CDS encoding amino acid transporter, whose translation MLEGLSERAVHAPGPHGTPQAGHRTHSWWKVMCLTGVDYFSSLGYQPGIAALAAGALSPIATLVLVALTLFGALPVYRRVAIESPNGEGSIAMLERLLPWWAGKAFVLVLLGFVCTDFLITITLSAADATAHVIENPFAPGFFHGHQVIITLVLVALLGAVFLKGFSEAIGIAVVLVGAYLALNVVVMVVALWHVATRPLVVTDWWDLLSSQHSSPLAMVAIALLVFPKLALGLSGFETGVAVMPQVTGDASDTAARPAGRIRGTHRLLTVAALIMSVFLIASSFATTVLIPHEKFESGGEANGRALAYLAHSYLGNAFGTVYDVSTIAILWFAGASAMAGLLNLVPRYLPRYGMAPDWARAIRPLVLLFTAVAFLVTYLFDADVDAQGGAYATGVLVLMLSASFAATLAVWRRGLRKTAVAFGGIAVVFAYTTVTNMVERPEGIKIAGLFILGILIASLISRVHRSFETRADRVHLDPTAHRFVMEAAADGAIQVIANHPDARDETEYREKEFEQRRDNHIPAADSVLFLEVTLVDSSDFASDLHVVGEERFGYRILKVDSPAIANTVAAVLLHIRDDTGVVPHVYFNWTEGNPVARLLEFLVLGVGEIAPVTREVLRRAEADLDRRPGVHVG comes from the coding sequence TTGCTCGAGGGTTTGTCCGAGCGGGCGGTGCACGCGCCGGGCCCGCACGGCACCCCCCAGGCCGGGCACAGGACCCACAGCTGGTGGAAGGTCATGTGCCTCACCGGTGTGGACTACTTCTCCAGCCTCGGCTACCAGCCCGGCATCGCCGCGCTGGCGGCCGGCGCGCTGTCCCCGATCGCCACGCTGGTCCTGGTCGCGTTGACCCTGTTCGGGGCGCTGCCGGTGTACCGGCGGGTCGCGATCGAGAGCCCCAACGGCGAGGGTTCCATCGCGATGCTCGAACGGCTGCTGCCCTGGTGGGCCGGCAAGGCGTTCGTGCTGGTCCTGCTCGGGTTCGTGTGCACCGACTTCCTGATCACTATCACCCTGTCGGCGGCGGACGCGACCGCGCACGTGATCGAGAACCCGTTCGCGCCGGGCTTCTTCCACGGCCACCAGGTGATCATCACGCTTGTGCTGGTCGCGCTCCTCGGCGCGGTGTTCCTCAAGGGCTTCTCCGAGGCGATCGGCATCGCCGTCGTGCTGGTCGGGGCGTACCTGGCCCTCAACGTCGTGGTCATGGTCGTCGCCCTGTGGCACGTGGCCACCAGGCCGCTGGTGGTGACCGACTGGTGGGACCTTCTCAGCAGCCAGCACTCCAGCCCCCTGGCCATGGTCGCCATCGCGCTGCTGGTGTTTCCGAAGCTCGCGCTGGGCCTGTCGGGCTTCGAGACCGGCGTCGCGGTCATGCCGCAGGTCACCGGCGACGCTTCGGACACCGCCGCCCGGCCGGCCGGTCGGATCCGGGGCACCCACCGCCTGCTCACCGTCGCGGCACTGATCATGAGCGTGTTCCTCATCGCCAGCAGCTTCGCCACCACCGTGCTGATCCCGCATGAGAAGTTCGAGAGCGGCGGCGAGGCCAACGGCCGGGCCCTGGCCTACCTCGCCCACTCCTACCTGGGCAACGCCTTCGGCACCGTGTACGACGTGAGCACCATCGCCATCCTGTGGTTCGCCGGCGCCTCCGCGATGGCCGGGCTACTCAACCTCGTGCCGCGCTACCTGCCCCGCTACGGCATGGCACCCGACTGGGCGCGGGCGATCCGGCCGCTGGTGCTGCTGTTCACGGCGGTCGCGTTCCTGGTCACCTACCTGTTCGACGCCGACGTCGACGCGCAGGGCGGCGCGTACGCCACCGGTGTGCTGGTGCTGATGCTGTCCGCGTCGTTCGCGGCGACCCTGGCCGTGTGGCGGCGGGGGCTGCGCAAGACCGCGGTCGCGTTCGGCGGCATCGCGGTCGTGTTCGCGTACACGACGGTCACCAACATGGTCGAGCGCCCCGAGGGCATCAAGATCGCCGGCCTGTTCATCCTGGGGATCCTTATCGCGTCGCTGATCTCGCGGGTGCACCGCTCCTTCGAGACCCGCGCCGACCGGGTGCACCTCGACCCGACGGCGCACCGGTTCGTGATGGAGGCCGCCGCCGACGGCGCCATCCAGGTCATCGCCAACCATCCCGACGCGCGCGATGAGACCGAGTACCGGGAGAAGGAGTTCGAGCAGCGCCGCGACAACCACATCCCGGCCGCCGACTCCGTGCTGTTCCTCGAGGTCACCCTCGTCGACAGCTCCGACTTCGCCTCGGACCTGCACGTCGTCGGCGAGGAACGGTTCGGCTACCGGATTCTCAAGGTCGACAGCCCCGCCATCGCCAACACCGTCGCGGCGGTGCTCCTGCACATCCGCGACGACACCGGCGTCGTGCCGCACGTGTACTTCAACTGGACCGAGGGCAACCCGGTCGCCCGGCTGCTGGAGTTCCTCGTTCTCGGCGTCGGCGAGATCGCCCCCGTCACCCGGGAGGTGCTCCGCCGGGCCGAGGCCGATCTGGACCGCCGACCGGGGGTCCACGTCGGCTGA
- a CDS encoding ArsR/SmtB family transcription factor → MVISAPPDVIRLLSDPLRARIAEFLAEGPACTCHLVEELGATQSNISNHLRALREAGLVATEPRGRFTYYRLLPEPLEAAAGHLTTLAARARDTSDTRQEC, encoded by the coding sequence ATGGTGATATCAGCTCCCCCTGATGTGATACGGCTGCTGTCCGACCCGCTCCGGGCCAGGATCGCGGAGTTCCTGGCCGAAGGCCCGGCCTGCACCTGCCACCTGGTCGAGGAGTTGGGCGCGACGCAGTCCAACATCTCCAACCATCTTCGGGCATTGCGCGAAGCCGGCCTCGTCGCCACCGAACCCAGGGGCCGGTTCACCTACTACCGGCTGCTCCCCGAACCCCTCGAAGCCGCAGCCGGGCACCTGACCACCCTGGCCGCCCGCGCCCGGGACACCTCCGACACCCGCCAGGAATGCTGA
- a CDS encoding aquaporin, producing the protein MATPPLPRRLLAEFLGTALLVAVVVGSGIMAATLSPNDTGLQLLENSTATVLGLTILILVFGPISGAHFNPVVSVADWWLHRSAGGGLAGRDLGPYALAQVSGAIGGAILANLTFALPAVTMSAKHRDDGHLWLGETVATAGLILLIFALVRTERAALAAPAVGAYIGAAYWFTSSTSFANPAVTIGRAFTDTFAGIRPGSVPGFVAFQILGLLIGIAAVLALYPNSSTPVAGHEAIDPAELTTEEQS; encoded by the coding sequence ATGGCCACCCCGCCACTCCCCCGCCGGCTCCTCGCCGAGTTTCTCGGCACCGCCCTGCTCGTCGCCGTCGTCGTCGGCTCGGGAATCATGGCCGCCACCCTGTCCCCGAACGACACCGGGTTGCAGCTCCTGGAGAACTCCACCGCCACCGTCCTCGGCCTCACCATCCTGATCCTGGTGTTCGGGCCGATCTCCGGCGCGCACTTCAACCCGGTCGTGTCGGTCGCCGACTGGTGGCTGCACCGGTCTGCCGGCGGCGGGCTCGCCGGCCGCGACCTCGGCCCGTACGCCCTCGCCCAGGTGTCCGGCGCGATCGGCGGCGCGATCCTGGCGAACCTGACCTTCGCCCTGCCTGCCGTGACGATGTCGGCGAAGCACCGCGACGACGGGCACCTGTGGCTCGGCGAAACGGTCGCCACGGCCGGACTGATCCTGCTCATCTTCGCCCTCGTCCGCACCGAACGCGCCGCTCTGGCCGCCCCGGCCGTCGGCGCGTACATCGGCGCGGCGTACTGGTTCACCTCCTCCACCAGCTTCGCCAACCCCGCCGTCACCATCGGGCGCGCGTTCACCGACACGTTCGCCGGCATCCGCCCCGGTTCCGTACCCGGCTTCGTCGCGTTCCAGATCCTCGGCCTACTCATCGGCATCGCCGCCGTGCTCGCCCTGTACCCCAACAGCAGCACCCCGGTGGCCGGGCACGAGGCCATCGACCCCGCCGAGCTGACCACCGAGGAACAGTCATGA
- a CDS encoding arsenate reductase ArsC: MTTKPSVLFVCVHNAGRSQIAAGWLRHLAGDTVEVRSAGSAPADTINPVAVQAMAEVGIDITTNTPRILDYETAEASDVMITMGCGDVCPVFPGKRYEDWVLEDPAGQGIDAVRPIRDEIKTRVEKLIASLDITPLAR, encoded by the coding sequence ATGACCACCAAGCCCAGCGTGCTGTTCGTCTGTGTGCACAACGCCGGCCGCTCCCAGATCGCCGCCGGCTGGCTCCGCCACCTCGCCGGCGACACCGTCGAGGTCCGCTCCGCCGGCTCCGCCCCCGCCGACACGATCAACCCCGTCGCCGTGCAGGCCATGGCCGAGGTCGGCATCGACATCACCACCAACACCCCCCGCATCCTCGACTACGAGACCGCCGAAGCCTCCGACGTCATGATCACCATGGGCTGCGGCGACGTGTGTCCCGTATTCCCCGGCAAGCGCTACGAGGACTGGGTACTCGAAGACCCCGCAGGCCAGGGCATCGACGCCGTCCGACCCATCCGCGACGAGATCAAGACCCGGGTCGAGAAACTGATCGCGTCTCTCGACATCACCCCGCTGGCCCGCTGA
- a CDS encoding helix-turn-helix domain-containing protein, which yields MANPQSPSVYRRILASELRRLRSGSGLTQAQAEEAAGIGETSLSRYENGTNSMSIPVAEKLLTLYGEKQPRLGQLLELVKASRRRGGGQGLRGIIPTWFEDLVALERDASTVQQFALRVVPGYLQTERYARAVLSGGLIREDVERHVQARMARTLLLDGDEPFEYWVVLCESALRVLVGGRDVMREQLEHVAEMARRPNVTIQVLPDSHGAHASMNTEFQVLSFAIAPEFAVVYMDYPTGSLYLDVPTEVEPYHRAYTHLIKAALSDVQSLDMIKARAEELT from the coding sequence ATGGCGAATCCCCAGAGCCCCAGCGTGTACCGCCGAATCCTGGCTTCGGAACTGCGGCGTCTGCGCAGTGGTTCGGGCCTCACGCAGGCACAGGCCGAGGAGGCTGCAGGGATTGGCGAGACGTCGCTCAGCCGGTACGAGAACGGGACAAACTCCATGTCGATCCCTGTTGCCGAAAAGCTGCTCACGTTGTATGGAGAGAAACAGCCCCGGCTCGGTCAACTACTTGAACTGGTCAAAGCCTCACGTCGCCGAGGCGGAGGTCAAGGGCTTCGGGGAATCATCCCGACCTGGTTCGAGGATCTCGTCGCGCTCGAACGTGATGCCTCGACAGTCCAGCAGTTCGCGCTGCGGGTCGTACCTGGCTACCTGCAAACCGAGCGGTACGCCAGGGCGGTGTTGAGCGGTGGTCTGATCCGTGAGGATGTCGAACGGCATGTTCAGGCGCGGATGGCCCGGACCCTCCTACTCGACGGCGACGAGCCGTTTGAGTACTGGGTCGTGCTGTGCGAGTCGGCGCTTCGGGTACTCGTCGGTGGCCGAGACGTCATGCGAGAGCAGTTGGAGCATGTTGCCGAGATGGCCCGGCGACCGAACGTGACGATCCAGGTGCTACCTGACAGTCATGGAGCACATGCCTCGATGAACACCGAGTTCCAGGTCCTGAGCTTTGCAATCGCCCCGGAATTCGCCGTGGTGTATATGGACTACCCGACCGGTAGCCTGTACTTGGATGTCCCTACGGAGGTCGAACCGTATCACCGTGCGTACACGCACCTGATCAAGGCGGCGCTGTCGGACGTGCAATCCCTCGACATGATCAAGGCAAGGGCAGAGGAACTGACATGA
- a CDS encoding methyltransferase domain-containing protein: protein MLIDWQDRARALAEHFTAAGMLDPQWREAFEHTPRHVFVPEYYRSDDYALVSGAEPSQRDEWLDTVYSDQSLVTQIATVPGVDIRWPTSSSTKLSLMLEMLRLLKVADGHKVLEIGTGTGFNAALLSFRLGDAHVASIDVDSTLVETAAMRLAELGHRPYLVAGDGAVGIPEAAPFDRIIATCAVPTIPPAWIAQLTASGLIVADVRGELTSSLVVVRKVNADTAVGHFLAQPGHFMWLRAEAGSPFRAGGVLGQPLDGDNVTTRTTDLDPDILDDPGFRFALQLDEPNIKHPGTINHDNGPDHLLVQAEDGSWAELDGNQVAEGGPRGLWASIERAADTWDKHNRPSRDRFGFTITGDEPARYWIDQPETAWR from the coding sequence ATGTTGATCGACTGGCAGGATCGCGCCCGCGCCCTGGCCGAGCATTTCACCGCCGCCGGGATGCTCGACCCGCAGTGGCGCGAGGCATTCGAGCACACCCCGCGTCACGTGTTCGTGCCCGAGTACTACCGCAGCGACGACTACGCTCTCGTCTCCGGGGCCGAACCCAGCCAGCGTGACGAGTGGCTCGACACCGTGTACTCCGACCAGTCGCTCGTCACACAGATCGCCACAGTCCCTGGCGTCGACATCCGTTGGCCGACAAGTTCGTCGACCAAGTTGAGCCTGATGCTTGAGATGCTGCGCCTTCTCAAAGTCGCGGACGGGCACAAAGTGCTGGAGATCGGTACGGGGACCGGGTTCAACGCAGCCCTGTTGTCGTTCCGGCTCGGCGACGCACACGTCGCCAGCATCGACGTCGACAGCACTCTCGTCGAGACCGCCGCCATGCGACTGGCTGAACTGGGTCACCGGCCCTATCTCGTCGCCGGTGACGGTGCCGTCGGCATCCCCGAGGCCGCCCCCTTCGACCGCATCATCGCCACGTGCGCTGTCCCGACGATCCCGCCCGCGTGGATCGCCCAGCTCACAGCCTCAGGACTGATCGTCGCGGACGTTCGCGGTGAACTCACGAGCAGCCTCGTCGTCGTCCGCAAGGTCAACGCCGACACGGCGGTCGGTCACTTCCTAGCCCAGCCCGGGCACTTCATGTGGCTACGCGCCGAGGCCGGCAGCCCATTCCGCGCGGGCGGTGTCCTCGGCCAGCCCCTCGACGGGGACAACGTCACCACCCGGACGACGGATCTAGACCCCGACATCCTCGACGACCCCGGGTTCCGGTTCGCGCTTCAACTCGATGAGCCGAACATCAAACACCCCGGCACCATCAACCATGACAACGGGCCCGACCACCTGCTCGTACAAGCCGAGGACGGCTCGTGGGCCGAACTCGACGGCAACCAGGTCGCCGAGGGCGGACCACGCGGACTCTGGGCCAGCATCGAACGCGCCGCCGACACCTGGGACAAGCACAACCGCCCCAGCCGGGACCGATTCGGCTTCACCATCACCGGAGACGAGCCCGCCCGGTACTGGATCGACCAGCCCGAAACCGCATGGCGATAG